One genomic window of Catenulispora sp. EB89 includes the following:
- a CDS encoding helix-turn-helix domain-containing protein, with translation MKGETFGEMVRRARKARGWNQAELAQQVGKSQRAVSTWEQGTAQPEQAVRDRVLEVLGLGNPAAPQAAQSQQAFPGRALVAELPFEWLSTADFEHFTRDLLQARNLGAFVSLVGKSGHTQFGYDVHVTHGTTVTIGVQCKRRARFGPEDVRAAVAAAGAGATGPAPSSVIALSRIASPAACEEIRKFPGWELWDRNDLSQMVRRLEQDRAEAIMKRYFPQMLADFLGVTLGPWLDADAYIDRWHTDKTYNHRWHLVGRTDTVEALTDFAVTERGRIAVLSGPGGSGKTKVLIEACRCLAGHGVPVRVLDHDGDVERAAFEHLPHTGALLIIVDDAHEGSLPLGKVIAGVLEANSGANILVSSRPYGLHRVDEALSGVGLSIGDTLQKKITELDQDAATELAREALDEPVRHLAPRLAATLRDCPLLIVTGATLINRGQLHPSGLEDDERLHDVLTRRLPDALAGPASFTDPRRDVLTALAAYQPVNLADDDARASLQELTGLEFHDLAPHISGLEAAGLVLTRGQTVRVVPDLLGDALLNRAARLRGPNVPTGYLNKAWQSAADAAARNLIINAGRVDWQAGKSGPNGTSMIESLWNMLEAEFHGSDAVERVSILKLLSEVAFFQPTRALKMVEWAIEHPAQPTSKPVMFSRTRTVDDTEVRHAMTPVLHPIAWYPKLLPAAATLLWDLARQDPRESPQHPDHPLRALHTLASFTHFGVTEQQQILIGLVDRWLGRPRTTGDRSPLTVLEPMLATSSHDERWTSKALSFFPYPVAPTPEVLALRHSVMDIAFAQLASTDPATASAAAGLIGAAISIMPAPFGLQIPAELQQAWFEHFQDILNRLRDHLAQTSLSPALLVDIRSRLNWTAQFGPGQLRHSAQVITAAIPATADNTLARALHGGPADPCDDPDMDAIKQGLKNLFTEAIAQMSDWPDEQAADRLNTLLAAQQTSAADAGRARPFLWEAITRRPSLGAAMCKHAISAPESVLGPQLSVTLSAMAQADGPRAVACGRQLLTDGRIAFAREVALAFGLQRARLDLADGEDKLLREMAGHADPHVSAAAVGATRYLRTSHPDLAVDLVFAALPSGGLSEAVWLFKPELNGTLSWAQLPEHRKNAVLQQLTEIPELEHYTIAQLLAYIAGEDPEAVIEVLQNRVQTAEQGRPDRFIPLPHTPWATMPFRQSDRFPDLLRRIREWLAAAPTSPWRQFLGADLFRLVAGPYDDQVLDIIAEYTNNPDPVKMRVVATMLSEAPRGLIWDINIVRHVLRTADRCGQDSLNAVQGALAGAAARGGRNAAVGEPFAEDVEQQTRAQALAASCLRGSVEEQFYTALAESAGRAIAWAVAETDQPDDHRKWS, from the coding sequence GTGAAGGGTGAGACATTCGGTGAGATGGTCCGTCGGGCGCGCAAGGCCCGGGGCTGGAACCAGGCCGAGCTGGCCCAGCAGGTCGGGAAGAGCCAGCGTGCGGTAAGCACGTGGGAGCAGGGAACAGCCCAACCGGAACAGGCTGTCAGAGACCGGGTGCTGGAGGTTCTGGGGCTGGGCAACCCTGCGGCACCGCAGGCGGCGCAGAGCCAGCAAGCATTTCCCGGCCGTGCGCTGGTAGCCGAACTTCCCTTCGAGTGGCTGAGCACGGCAGACTTCGAGCACTTCACACGGGACCTGCTACAGGCCCGCAACCTCGGGGCGTTCGTCAGCCTGGTCGGCAAGAGCGGCCACACCCAGTTCGGCTACGACGTGCATGTCACGCACGGCACAACGGTGACCATCGGCGTCCAGTGCAAGCGCAGGGCCCGTTTCGGACCGGAGGACGTGCGCGCTGCGGTGGCCGCGGCCGGAGCCGGAGCAACCGGACCGGCGCCGTCCTCGGTCATCGCCTTGTCCCGCATCGCCAGTCCCGCCGCATGCGAGGAGATACGCAAGTTCCCCGGCTGGGAGCTGTGGGACCGCAACGATCTTTCGCAAATGGTGCGCAGGCTGGAGCAGGACCGCGCCGAGGCCATCATGAAGCGGTACTTCCCGCAGATGCTGGCCGACTTCCTCGGTGTAACCCTTGGGCCGTGGCTGGACGCCGACGCGTACATCGACCGGTGGCACACCGACAAGACCTACAACCACCGCTGGCACCTGGTGGGACGGACCGACACCGTAGAGGCCCTCACCGACTTCGCCGTCACCGAGAGGGGCCGGATCGCAGTGCTGTCCGGGCCCGGCGGGTCCGGGAAAACGAAAGTTCTGATCGAGGCGTGCAGGTGCCTGGCCGGCCATGGGGTCCCCGTGCGGGTCCTGGATCACGACGGCGACGTCGAGCGGGCGGCATTCGAACATCTTCCACACACCGGCGCCCTCTTGATCATCGTCGATGACGCCCATGAAGGATCCCTTCCGCTGGGGAAGGTCATCGCCGGCGTGCTGGAGGCGAACTCGGGCGCGAACATCCTGGTGTCATCGCGCCCCTACGGGCTACACCGTGTCGACGAGGCGCTGAGCGGGGTCGGGCTCAGCATCGGCGACACGCTTCAGAAGAAGATCACCGAGCTGGATCAGGATGCGGCGACGGAACTGGCCCGCGAGGCGTTGGACGAACCGGTGCGGCACCTAGCGCCGCGGTTGGCCGCAACACTGCGGGACTGCCCCCTACTAATCGTTACTGGGGCGACGCTGATCAACCGCGGCCAGCTGCACCCCTCGGGTCTTGAAGACGATGAGCGGCTGCACGATGTGCTGACCCGGCGGCTTCCCGACGCCCTGGCCGGACCGGCCAGCTTCACCGACCCGCGGCGAGACGTGCTGACCGCGCTGGCCGCGTACCAGCCGGTGAACCTGGCCGACGACGACGCGCGGGCGTCGTTGCAGGAGCTAACCGGGCTGGAGTTCCACGACCTGGCGCCGCACATCTCGGGCCTGGAGGCGGCCGGGCTGGTGCTGACCCGCGGCCAGACGGTGCGTGTCGTGCCCGACCTGCTGGGTGATGCCCTGCTGAACCGGGCCGCCCGCCTGCGCGGTCCAAACGTGCCCACCGGGTACCTGAACAAGGCGTGGCAGTCGGCCGCAGACGCCGCAGCCCGCAACCTGATTATCAACGCCGGTCGGGTGGACTGGCAGGCCGGGAAGTCGGGCCCGAACGGCACTTCCATGATCGAGTCGTTGTGGAACATGCTGGAAGCGGAGTTCCACGGCAGCGATGCAGTCGAGCGTGTCAGTATCCTGAAGCTGCTCTCCGAGGTCGCTTTCTTCCAGCCCACCAGGGCCTTGAAGATGGTTGAGTGGGCGATCGAGCACCCGGCGCAGCCGACGTCCAAGCCCGTTATGTTCAGCAGGACGCGCACTGTGGACGACACCGAGGTGCGCCACGCCATGACGCCGGTCCTGCACCCGATCGCCTGGTACCCCAAGTTGCTTCCCGCGGCAGCCACTCTGTTGTGGGACCTGGCCCGGCAGGACCCCCGTGAGTCCCCCCAGCATCCCGACCACCCGTTGCGGGCTCTGCACACGCTGGCGTCTTTTACCCATTTCGGCGTGACCGAGCAGCAGCAGATCCTCATCGGACTGGTCGACCGCTGGCTCGGCCGCCCGCGCACCACCGGCGACCGCAGCCCGCTGACCGTGCTGGAACCGATGCTGGCCACCAGCAGCCACGACGAGAGGTGGACCTCCAAGGCGCTGTCCTTCTTCCCGTATCCGGTGGCACCCACCCCCGAGGTCCTGGCGCTGCGGCACAGCGTGATGGACATCGCGTTCGCCCAGCTAGCGAGCACCGATCCGGCCACGGCCTCGGCGGCGGCCGGCCTGATCGGAGCGGCGATCTCCATCATGCCCGCGCCGTTCGGGCTGCAGATCCCCGCCGAGCTGCAGCAGGCCTGGTTCGAACACTTCCAGGACATCCTGAACCGGCTGCGCGACCACCTGGCCCAGACCAGCCTCAGCCCGGCGCTGCTGGTCGACATCCGCTCGCGGCTGAACTGGACCGCCCAGTTCGGCCCCGGGCAGTTGCGTCACTCTGCGCAGGTGATCACCGCCGCCATTCCGGCCACCGCGGACAACACCTTGGCCCGCGCCCTGCACGGCGGCCCCGCCGATCCCTGCGACGACCCGGACATGGACGCCATCAAACAGGGGCTGAAGAACCTGTTCACCGAAGCGATCGCGCAGATGTCGGACTGGCCCGACGAGCAGGCCGCCGACCGGCTCAACACCCTGCTCGCCGCCCAGCAGACGTCAGCCGCAGACGCGGGCCGGGCGCGGCCGTTCCTGTGGGAGGCAATCACGCGGCGGCCGTCGTTGGGCGCGGCGATGTGCAAGCATGCGATCTCCGCCCCCGAAAGCGTCCTAGGTCCCCAGCTGTCAGTCACGCTCAGCGCCATGGCGCAGGCCGACGGCCCCCGGGCGGTCGCCTGCGGGCGCCAACTGCTGACCGACGGACGGATCGCGTTCGCCCGCGAGGTCGCGCTCGCCTTCGGGCTGCAGCGCGCCCGCCTGGACCTGGCGGATGGCGAGGACAAACTGCTGCGGGAGATGGCAGGCCACGCCGACCCCCACGTGTCCGCTGCGGCCGTCGGTGCCACGCGCTACCTGCGGACCTCCCACCCCGACCTCGCCGTCGACCTGGTGTTCGCCGCTCTGCCCAGCGGCGGCCTGAGTGAAGCGGTCTGGCTGTTCAAACCCGAGCTCAACGGCACGCTGTCATGGGCACAGCTACCGGAACATCGCAAAAACGCAGTACTACAGCAGCTGACCGAGATCCCCGAGCTGGAGCACTACACGATCGCGCAGCTGCTGGCGTACATCGCCGGCGAAGACCCCGAAGCGGTCATCGAGGTGCTGCAGAACCGGGTGCAGACCGCCGAGCAGGGCCGGCCCGATCGGTTCATCCCGCTGCCGCACACGCCGTGGGCGACCATGCCGTTCCGCCAGTCCGACCGGTTCCCCGACCTACTACGCCGGATTCGCGAATGGCTCGCCGCCGCACCAACATCACCCTGGCGCCAGTTTCTGGGTGCTGACCTGTTCCGACTAGTCGCCGGGCCGTACGACGACCAGGTGCTGGACATCATCGCCGAGTACACGAACAACCCCGACCCGGTGAAGATGCGCGTGGTGGCGACCATGCTTTCCGAAGCCCCACGCGGGCTGATCTGGGACATCAACATCGTGCGGCACGTGCTGCGGACTGCGGACCGCTGCGGACAGGACAGCCTGAACGCTGTGCAGGGCGCCCTAGCCGGAGCAGCGGCCCGTGGTGGGCGCAACGCAGCGGTGGGCGAACCATTCGCCGAGGACGTCGAGCAGCAGACACGCGCCCAGGCCCTAGCCGCTTCGTGTCTGCGTGGCAGCGTTGAGGAGCAGTTCTACACCGCACTAGCCGAATCCGCCGGCCGGGCCATCGCCTGGGCCGTCGCCGAAACGGATCAGCCAGACGATCATCGCAAATGGAGTTGA
- a CDS encoding NUDIX domain-containing protein, whose product MPIPEFIVEIRKKIGHDLLWLPGVTGLVVDDEQRVLLVRRADNLQWTLVSGCLDPGEPPAVGIVREILEETGVTARAERVLAVDVTGQFSHPNGDETVFMDVAFLCRATGGTARVNDDESVDVGWVPIGELPELPERHQAYVKQYLSGVEAAWFAE is encoded by the coding sequence ATGCCGATTCCCGAATTCATCGTCGAGATCCGCAAGAAGATAGGTCACGACCTGCTGTGGCTTCCGGGCGTCACCGGCCTGGTCGTCGACGACGAGCAGCGCGTGCTGCTGGTGCGGCGGGCCGACAACCTGCAGTGGACGCTCGTCTCGGGATGCCTGGACCCGGGGGAGCCGCCGGCGGTCGGGATCGTGCGCGAGATCCTGGAGGAGACCGGGGTGACGGCACGTGCCGAGCGGGTGCTGGCGGTGGACGTGACCGGCCAGTTCTCGCATCCCAACGGGGACGAGACCGTGTTCATGGACGTCGCGTTCCTCTGCCGGGCGACGGGAGGGACCGCGCGGGTCAACGACGACGAGTCGGTGGACGTCGGGTGGGTCCCGATCGGGGAGCTGCCGGAGCTTCCGGAGCGGCATCAGGCTTATGTGAAGCAGTATCTGTCGGGGGTGGAAGCGGCTTGGTTCGCTGAATGA
- a CDS encoding macro domain-containing protein, whose protein sequence is MAAIQFIAGDATVPQAKGPKIIAHVCNDRGGWGKGFVLALSARWKEPEKAFRKWYRERSRNDFGLGAVQVVAVGRGLWVANMVGQHGTKTGSAGPPIRYEAVDECLARLAEHAVELKASVHMPRIGCGLAGGKWGRIEPLVATRLGERGVAVTVYDHD, encoded by the coding sequence ATGGCCGCCATCCAGTTCATCGCCGGTGACGCGACGGTCCCGCAGGCGAAGGGGCCGAAGATCATCGCGCACGTCTGCAACGACCGGGGCGGCTGGGGCAAGGGCTTCGTGCTGGCGCTGTCGGCCCGCTGGAAGGAGCCTGAGAAGGCCTTCCGCAAGTGGTACCGCGAGCGCTCGCGCAACGACTTCGGCCTCGGCGCGGTGCAGGTCGTCGCGGTGGGCCGGGGGCTGTGGGTGGCCAACATGGTCGGGCAGCACGGGACCAAGACCGGTTCGGCCGGTCCGCCGATCCGGTACGAGGCCGTCGACGAGTGCCTGGCCCGGCTCGCGGAGCACGCGGTCGAGCTCAAGGCGTCGGTTCACATGCCGCGGATCGGCTGCGGGCTGGCTGGCGGCAAGTGGGGACGGATCGAGCCGCTGGTGGCCACGCGGCTCGGCGAGCGCGGCGTCGCGGTCACGGTCTACGACCACGACTGA
- a CDS encoding MFS transporter gives MTTASPRPPASGPRAASGSGAIALPSPPSPSSAPSPPSPPGRQSSRRRLELATFVSNFGTGLYLTVSALFFTRTLGFGAARVGVVLTVAGLAGVLASLPAGRAADRFGIKPSYTVLLVAEAAAVGALAFCTSFWAFAAAACVSTAIDRAASAVRQALYAQAFDPETRVADRAAIRAVTNVAIGAGAAAAALVLQADSRWLFQAAILANALSFVGVAALLPGIPLREPARAAASTADTSDASDSRSNSRSRNHTRAPRPPKIRVARPYQAISALNAVMTLQFAFFDIGLPLWLLQDTRAPRFMVSGMLILNTALVVLFQVRVARGVRGIAAAARATCLGSLVLAGACVTTACAKGLSPVAAVAVLLVAGVLLTAGEVLTQAGSWTLSYDLADERAVGAYQGVFNAGTAAGQMAGPLVVTQTAIRHGLAGWAALGAVFAVAGFATVPVARWAAASVSEPASDPATNIES, from the coding sequence ATGACTACGGCTTCCCCTCGGCCGCCGGCTTCGGGCCCGCGAGCTGCCTCCGGCTCCGGCGCGATCGCGCTGCCAAGCCCACCGAGCCCGTCGAGCGCACCAAGCCCGCCAAGTCCACCGGGGCGACAGAGCTCCCGCCGCCGCCTGGAGCTCGCGACGTTCGTCAGCAACTTCGGCACCGGCCTGTACCTGACCGTCTCAGCCCTCTTCTTCACCCGCACGCTCGGCTTCGGCGCCGCGCGGGTCGGCGTGGTGCTGACGGTCGCCGGGCTCGCGGGAGTGCTGGCGAGCCTGCCGGCCGGCCGCGCCGCGGACCGGTTCGGGATCAAGCCGAGCTACACGGTGCTGCTCGTCGCCGAGGCGGCGGCGGTCGGGGCGCTGGCGTTCTGCACGTCGTTCTGGGCGTTCGCGGCGGCGGCGTGCGTCTCCACGGCGATCGACCGCGCGGCGTCGGCGGTGCGGCAGGCGCTCTACGCGCAGGCCTTCGACCCGGAGACGCGGGTCGCGGACCGCGCCGCGATCCGGGCGGTGACCAACGTGGCGATCGGAGCGGGAGCGGCGGCGGCCGCGCTGGTGCTGCAAGCGGACAGCCGCTGGCTGTTCCAGGCCGCGATCCTGGCGAACGCGCTCAGCTTCGTCGGAGTCGCGGCGCTGCTGCCGGGGATTCCGCTGCGCGAGCCGGCGCGCGCCGCAGCGTCCACCGCTGACACGTCCGACGCTTCCGACTCCCGCTCGAACTCGCGCTCCCGCAACCACACCCGCGCCCCGCGTCCGCCGAAGATCCGCGTCGCCCGGCCCTACCAGGCGATCTCGGCCCTCAACGCGGTCATGACCCTCCAGTTCGCCTTCTTCGACATCGGTCTCCCGCTCTGGCTGCTGCAGGACACCCGCGCGCCGCGCTTCATGGTCTCCGGGATGCTGATCCTGAACACGGCGCTGGTCGTCCTGTTCCAGGTGCGCGTGGCACGCGGGGTGCGGGGCATCGCGGCGGCGGCCCGGGCGACCTGCCTCGGGTCGTTGGTGCTGGCCGGCGCCTGCGTGACGACCGCGTGCGCCAAGGGGCTGTCGCCGGTCGCGGCGGTCGCCGTGCTGCTGGTCGCCGGCGTCCTGCTGACCGCCGGCGAGGTCCTGACGCAGGCCGGTTCCTGGACCCTGAGCTACGACCTCGCCGACGAGCGGGCCGTCGGGGCGTACCAGGGGGTGTTCAACGCGGGCACGGCGGCGGGCCAGATGGCCGGGCCGCTCGTGGTCACGCAGACCGCGATCCGCCACGGCCTGGCCGGCTGGGCCGCGCTCGGGGCGGTCTTCGCCGTGGCCGGGTTCGCGACGGTGCCGGTGGCGCGGTGGGCGGCCGCGTCCGTATCCGAGCCCGCATCCGATCCCGCCACGAACATCGAATCCTGA